The genomic window TGGCTCTTGGCGGCATCACCTTGGTCTTCGGTTTCTTCCTCACCTTGCTCGGCGGATTCGCGACGACTGCACCCATCAGCAACGTCCGTTCCGGAATGGCAGAGGTGGAGAAAGGCAACCTCGATATCCATCTTGCGGTGTACGACGGCACCGAGCTCGGCGAGCTCCAGAGTGGGTTCAACAGAATGGCCGACAAAGTTCGCGAACGCGAGACCATTCGCGATCTCTTCGGACGCCACGTGGGGCAAGAAGTTGCCGAAGCGGCCCTGAGTAAGAACCCCGAGCTCGGCGGAGAAGAACGCGATGTCGCGGTGTTCTTCATCGACCTCGTGGGTTCCACCGAAATTGCGTCCTCCCGCCCACCTGCCGAGGTTGTAGCTCTGCTCAATCGGTTTTTTGCAGTCGTCGTCGACGAGGTCGACGAACACGGCGGCTTCATCAACAAGTTCGAGGGCGACGCCGCCCTCGCAATCTTCGGTGCCCCCGCCGAAATCGACGATGCATGCGGCTCCGCACTTGCCGCTGCACGGGAGATCAGTCGCCGTCTCCGCGACGAGGTACCCGAGTGCAGCGCTGCAGTAGGGGTCGCTTCCGGACGGGCGGTGGCTGGAAACGTCGGAGCCAAGTCTCGCTTCGAGTACACAGTCATCGGCGATCCGGTCAACGAGGCAGCTAGATTGTCCGACCTAGCCAAGAACGCCCCCGGTGCCATTCTTGCTTCCAAGATCACGGTCGACGGTGCCTCGTCCGCGGAGGCCGGGCACTGGGAATTCGGCGACAGCGTGACCCTCCGAGGCCGCTCGGCGGAAACCGTCCTCGCCAGTCCGACGTCCTGACCAATCGCCCGCGGGCGGCTTTCAGCCGCGTACGGTGCGTGGGCGGCTTCGGGCTAGTCGGTGCACATGTGTGGCTGGTAGAGCACGTCCCTGGCTGAGCGGGGGTGGCCGGTTGTGAATTTACCCTCGTGTTGTGCGGTTTCGAGGGGTGTGGGCGTACATCGTGGGAGTAGATCTTCCGTTTCGGCAGCGGGCGGCGTATGCCTGGGTGGATTTACCCTCGTAATGTGCGGTTTCGCGGGGTGTGCGCGTACATCGTGGGGGTAGATCCGTCGTTCGGTGGCGGCCCGGGGGTGTGGGCGGATTTACCCTCGCAACGTGCGCTGGGGAGGGTCTTGGGTGCACATTCGGGGGGTGGATCCGTGGTGATGCGACGTTCCCGATTCGAAATGCACGCCAATGTGTCGGGCGCACGGTGAGGTGCTGGCAATTCGGGGTGCGTCTGGCATGTGGGTGTGCGTCTGTCCGGCCGGGATACGGGATCGGCTGTAGATGCACATGATCTGGCCTGGAGGTG from Rhodococcus sp. P1Y includes these protein-coding regions:
- a CDS encoding adenylate/guanylate cyclase domain-containing protein translates to MPQLRRSAAPLGSRLLGDTSESPRRRRVRVQILLTIFLLGANLIGAVIVGALVSVVVPGPNVLEPKFYWWVNYIVIPVYVGLAFIVGVVWGTTRAVRALRWAIEDRKPTRQEQVNTLSMPWQLTRVQIFLWTVGLVLITTIDGIIDPQSIPKVAFTIGAGGTVVCAFSYLLSEFALRPAAARALEAGDPRRIRIAGVMGRSILSWILGTGVPIAGLMIIAIFSFIRPYQTDADRMAVAILALGGITLVFGFFLTLLGGFATTAPISNVRSGMAEVEKGNLDIHLAVYDGTELGELQSGFNRMADKVRERETIRDLFGRHVGQEVAEAALSKNPELGGEERDVAVFFIDLVGSTEIASSRPPAEVVALLNRFFAVVVDEVDEHGGFINKFEGDAALAIFGAPAEIDDACGSALAAAREISRRLRDEVPECSAAVGVASGRAVAGNVGAKSRFEYTVIGDPVNEAARLSDLAKNAPGAILASKITVDGASSAEAGHWEFGDSVTLRGRSAETVLASPTS